Part of the Salmo trutta chromosome 5, fSalTru1.1, whole genome shotgun sequence genome is shown below.
GTCATGACCCTAAAATCAGCACATCCCGCAGATATAACCACAGGGACTGCAGGTTATGAGTCAACCGTGCATCACTAACgcgcaccacaaacacacacacacaccacaccgagCGACCTTTCTCCTTTCTGTTTTCATCTCAGCACCCAGCTGAGCTGATCTCTTTGAAGACACTTTCAGTCtgaaactatagttttgttatGAACACAGTCTCCTGTTTATCACCAGAAGCGAGTACAAGGTTAGGGAATTGTAAACATTGAATACCTTTAGAAAGTGGCATGTTCTGTCAGTACAGATATATACCATTTTAACAAGGCTATCTACAACCTAAAAGGATTCTTCAGCTGTCCtcatagaagaaccctttgaataaacccttttggttccaggtaacacccttttggttccaagtagacccgttttgggttccatgtaaaaccctttttacactcttagaaaaaagggttccaaaagggttcttcagttgTCCCCATAGAATAACTATTTTTTCCCCCAGGTAAAAACTATTTTTGGCTCCAAGTATAACCGTTTTGGGTTCCGTGAAGAACCCTTTCCTGATATATGGTGTTCATTCTGTAGTATCTGATTCGTGGTGGAAAGGAATACCTCACCAACTTCACAAGTTGGACATACTGTTCTGTAATAGGATAGCAATAACATCACAAACAACCCTTGGACTTTGGGTGACTGATAGACTACTTAGAACTATCCCCTTTTGTGTAGTAGTGGGCTACACTCCTCTTAACAAAAAATATGCTATCTACAACCTAAAAGGATTCAACAGCTGTCCTCAAtgaagaaccctttgaataaacccttttggttccaggtaaaacccttttggttccaagtagacccgttttggtttccatgtagaacctttttaCAGGAAACCCTTTCTACAGCCAAGGAAAATTAGTCAGTACTAGTAAGAGGCTAAAAGCTGCAGGCACAGGGCTACCGCTCTGTttaatagatggagagagagagcgagagagagagagagagagaaattgagagactAATGCTGAAGATGATAGAAAACTGGGACTCCGTATTCCATGCAATCTGtcatctctccatctttctccatgTCTGCCCCGCTGTTTTGTTCTTCAAAGCCTCATGCTCATGGAACGCACATACATGAGTCACAAACTTGCACACACTACATTGAGCGCATTACGCACACGGTGCATTACTGCAGTGGTAAGGTGAGGTTTTGTCAAAGCAAAGTGCTTCTTTCTCTTGGGACTTACCTTTGCTCATGCTTCAACACTTTCATCCAGCTAGTGTTTGCATGACCTTTGTAAAGAAAGGCTTGAGTGTTGCAGTGGGATCCAGCCATATGACGGTCTGTTTATACGACACTAGTTTATACGACACTAGCTCTAAGTGGTTCTGAGAAATAATGCAATGCACAACAGCCATGCAAGGAGTGCCTCATTCAATCCTATAGGCTCTCCCTTATTTCCTCGCTATAAATCAAAAAATCTACTAAAATAGCCCTCTGGCAGCTTCTCTTGGACATCAATCTGAATACTCGATTATGGTCGAGACCTTTGTAGGCAAGGAACGCTCTAATATTACTGCCTAATCTAGGCCATATGCAGTTTTCCAATATGCCAAGAGATACTGTTCCTTAGAGACCCAGGTAGAAAGATACACAACACTTAGTGGATGCTCTTGACATGAAACCAACTCAGCAACTTCCATACAATCGACTGAATGGCATGGCACCACTACCGTTTTAATGTGTAGAGATCAGATACGTCGATGGATAACGCATTAAAACTCCAACAGCCCCACCGTGACGCTGGCACGTTTTGGACTTCTAACCCCTTTTTaacattgtgtgtttgagctacagactGCTGGGTTGTTGCATTGGATTAGTCTATTTCTTCTGCaccattagtctgtgtgattGACGCGGGCAGAGCTAGAGCGACACAAGTGTTGTTAGAAGGTAAGAgattcttctacatagaagatcataggaaatcccaggacatagtgtctataatactgtaataagctcaaaGTTGCTGTCACACAGTTGTcgctgactagttggatattcatgTCCCACTGAGCTAacaatttctgtacttacagcattcttattatcaggtttttgcttggcggacatttgtcaataaaactcatgaatgcaactgtATACGTCAAATCATTTTGTGTTGTTCTTGTAACACTGGATGTCCTGAAAATAAAATGGAAAACACTTCAAAGTGAGGCTAAACTGGGACTGACAaagtctctctcgcgctctctgcaAACAGTCTTGAATTAATGCCCTCAAATGTTCACGATGTGAAAGGAATTCTATCAACCGCCCCCTTGCACCACGGCATAACATTTACTTAATGTATGTGCATCTACGCATAATGATAATGGGGAAGGTGATGAACATACACAGCATGCTCATTCTGGGTGAGGTGGAGTGGAGGCGGGGTTGTAACTGAAGTAATTAGGTATTCATGTAACTTGTGATtcagaaaaaaaaaaactggatGTTATAGAACGCAAAGCAATCACCCCGGCCCATAGAAATGATATAAGACTTTAAAATTGAGAATATATGTCGTCTCCTCCCCATTTCTTCCATGCCAGCCTTGAGCCTCAAGGCTCCTCCGTTAATCAAAAGTAAAGGGGGGACAAAAACAAACTTAGAActgcctccctctttcctctggaAACAGAACCTCCTCTATAACTTTGAATTTGACAAACTGTACACAGCTCCATATGAAAATGAAcactgacaaaaacaacaaagattGTAATGGGAAGCAGTGAACCGTGCACTTTCCATTACTTTTACATAATTTTCACTGATGTCTGTTGATGCATTAAAAAGTACCATTTTAACATTATGGACAAAATGTAGCTTCTAAATGGGTAACCCTTGTAGCCAaagggcatttccatgtaaaggacccatgagcagcAACgtgttcataggagcatgtcaaattgggtatcaaatgaaagctaagagtccaTATTTTGGAGAAGAAAAGGCAtagatacattttttaataaatttTCCATCTTAAAAATTAGGCATAAGTaatggctttgatttctggtcaaacagatgcaaatgggtcttagaaaacatctagcagaaaaagtcttaaaaatgtattagaaatacttcaaaaaaacacaataatgttgaagtaaagacccctgcaAAATAATATCAACACATATATTCCGTTTGAGAAATTACTTGAATTAAAttaagtttaagaaatatttcCTTGTGCCacataattctgttaccaaaaacccatATATACACCTCATGAGGGAGGATAataaaagttcacagaagtaaaaAGTAAAGGTAaacctaccaattagttataatgattttactgatatacatttTTGTTTATGACTTAAGTGATCAAACTcctaattctgttaccaaatcggTAACAGAATTACCGAAAAATCTGTAATGGGattactgcaattgaattggctacaatgggaaatcatagtagtcacaaaccacaattGGTCACctgctgtcctcccttccactggcatactgttatgttcagctcataactgttttctttctgtcatctggtggtcaaaatgagtgtgaaaacagtctggacaatctctctccagttaatgttacctctcctctctttccatttactgtaacaagcatccacacccactgagcaccgaccTGCACCAAACGTCCATGGACATTGAAAAGcagttgaaatttggtcagtccaccatgtccttgatttcaacatccacagaCATTGTTTTTTGatttcaacatatatatatacacattgagtttggacagcacagtgaAGAAAAGTAGAGTTCAGTACTCTAGTTTGATGTGCTCTATACCtaccagacactcttatccaaagcgacttacaggagcaattagggttaagtgctttgctttAAATgtacatcaacatatttttttcacctagtcagctctgggattcgaaccagcgacctttcggttagtatcccaacgctcttaactgctagactaccggctacctgccacctttactgtgatgtccaaacttgtgaaacatagacatctatggtTGGTTCAGATTTGATCCGGTTTGTATATTGCATATTCAGGACACATCACCATGAAAAGAATGACATGTATATACATAATTACGCATTTCTGtggagtacagatcagggacctaTGATGTAATTatgttaccgggtgtaaatccacttcacttactgtagttcaataaccaaaacagATTTTTTCAAACTTAAGGTGTCATGTCagagctgacaccccattctttctgcaaacatcttaatcttttttttaaaaacagagggagattttaccgtaattctgttaccaaactttgcatccgCACAGATcatccagtaaatgtgtttttgtgaaatgttctgtgtaaattgttcaaagtagtccttgtgcatatgGTTTTATAGTTTGtttaactttgaaatcaatggtttctgtttggcatacattttaaagtgaaaaatctgagtctcagcgtGATTCTGTTACCGTAGAATTTCTCCCCCACCCCTTATCATATGACCTCAACTCTGTAGTGAACGGAACTCATTTAGTAGGCTCTTCTGTCATTTTAGAAAACTCATTGGCAACATTAGTATTTTAGCTCATTAAGGGGTATTGGTGATTCAAAGCAAGGTATATTTGGTTAAGCTCCAATAGGCTTACTCTCCTTTACACTAACAGCCATAAATTAGCCTTACTTTCATGCGTGCCACTGTTCTTGTCTTAATTCTtcaattattgttattattcagtcctgtgtagctcagttggtatagcatggcgtatgcaatgccagggttgtgggttcaattcccatgagGGATCAGTATAAAGAAAGTATGAAAActgcacttactgtaagtcactctggataagagtgtctgctaaatgacaaaaaaaataacacaacTTCACATGCTCATATTTCTTTGCATTCAGCCAACACTATCTTATTTTTTACAGAGAATGATAGGGAAAATGTTCCTTCTGGAAAGGCTGAAGAATAACAAGAAAATAATTTAATAATGAGACTTCTGCATTGTATGTAATCATCATAATGTAATGATAATGGCTTTACGACACTGTAACCACTTGATTGATCTAGAGAATAAATAGATTGCAACCAATATTTCAGTGTCATCTTTCTGGAACAGTTGTTTTCTTGTCataaagaacaacaacaacaacaaacattacaTTGGCATAGCTTGGCAAAAACAGGTGTGAAATACTGTGTTAGTTGCTAGACTATGTATggcctacattttacattttgtttCACTGTCCAATCTAAAGTTGAACACCACACCCCCCACCTCTTCTTTCATATCTAGGCTGCAAGCAAGACCTTGCTTGAGGAGGCTATCATTTTAGAAATATTTCCTCCAAAATTCTCGAGGTGGAACGAGTTTAGCCTAGAATGCTCATCGTCACCTATTGTGCAAGCAGTAGGCAACATAGTGATGAAATTGCTTGATCCAATGAATGTAGCCTTCAGAGGCTACACTGTAACTTTGACTCACGTGCAATTTGAGTGGCGCTACAATGTTGCACTATAGTTCACCATGAACTCAAACGAATAGCAATGCTTCGTGTTTTCTTACCATCTTCCTTTTCATCGTAGACCGGTCTCTTAGAAGAACTATTCGCGCCCATCCTCTTCTTCCACTTGCCCCAGTGAAACATTGATGCGCGAGCTCAGATAGCATTCCTCGCCCGTTAAAAAAAACTACAGCTGTGTGTTGGACACGTTGAACAAATGCATCGCTCCCTCCTCTGTTGTttctctattttttatttttatcgcATTTACGCACTGCGACTTTGCCTCACTAAAACAATAAAAACGAGAGATTAGATCGGATAGTGAGCCTCAATTCTGTTTTAAAAAGAAAAACAATCTGCTTTCCTATTTTTCTCTTCCGTCCTCAACTGACTTATGTTCGCGGAGCCGTGTGTGACAGTTCCCTAGTCGACGTTGAGTCTCACTGTCATGCATGTCAAGAACCCAGCCTCTCTGCAGCTCTCGTGCTAGCGGCTAGACCTTAAGAACATTTTCAATATTATAGGAAGTGCTGCTGTATATTCTCTAACTGGATACGGTCATTGCGAAAATGCGAATCTAATTAGGAAAAGGGTGGCGCCAGATCATTGAAAATGGGGTTAACACTTTACTTCCCTGACCTTAGAATAGGCTACATCATTTACAGATGTGAGATTACACTTCATGCTTCATCATGGCATACAGTGGGAATGGGATATGTCTAGATTTATGTAGGAAACTGATGCTAGTTAGGCACGGAGTGGATGATACTTAATGTGACATTATAATAATACTATAAATCATTTGATTTTCGTTCCTTtcctcaagtaaaaaaaaaaagtgttttttgtttttacttttgGTTTGTCTGTCAACCTAAAAGTCAACAAAAACGGTCCCTCTCTTGGCCAATGATGATGAAGAGACTTGTTAATTGCGTCACATGCCAATTGTACGCACGGTTTGATTATTGATACGCCCTGTAGTTGATGTTGTCCTGCCACCACGGTTACCATGGTAATAGCTGATCACACGACTAGCTGGCTaactactagctagctaggtaaataaACTACCTAGCTAATGCCTCTACAAAAGTTGAATGTATTTACTTCAGCTTGTTGATAATCCTGTAATTCATACGTTCTTATACATTTTAGTGATTGCTTGGTTTAGGATGATGAATGACGCGTTGTACAATATATTCACCAAATGTTTTGGGTTTGCATATCTAACGCGTTAGCGAGCTAACAGTTATGGTAACGCTAAATGCAtaagctaactaacgttagcctacgTTTAAAATGTTGCATGTCAGAAATATTCCATGTGGTCAAAGTAGCCAACATAGCTATAGCTAACAGTTGTTCACATTTCAGTATCAAGAGTTCAATTTTAGTTGTATCCAACAATTAGGTGTCTATGCTGGTTAACGTTACATCAATATCTGGTCGAGAGTTTTTACACATTTAATGATCCATTTCTCCCAAAGGGCCAGGACATTAATTTGACTGTCACTGTATTTAACTGGAAGATGAGTTTCACGTCTGACATATTTTCTTGTTTCTCCCTCTAGCCATCATGGGCGTTGACAATCTGGTTTCAAGATGGCACTTTGATGACGGGCTGAAGGATACAACTGCTTATTAACCGACCAAATGAGATAACAGCACAGCAGCAATGTCTTCCTTAGGAAAGGaaatgactgaccttcatttaAGCCTTGATTGTGGTGATAATGCTGTTAAAACACATACCCCACACATTCAACCAGAGTGTGTTGGACCTATACAGATCACTGAATATGTCACATCTGACACCCTAAATTTCAGCAGAAGAAACTTAAAATATGTTGTGGATTGCATTTTGAAGGATACTACTTTAAAGGTAGGCCAAGCAGATTTTTCTGATGCTATTATTTTCAAGAATATGCTTTGTTATTCAGAACTAACTGTATCCTCTCTAACTATCTTCCTGTTGTTTTAAGAATTTGTATCTTGAAGGTAATGAAATATCCAGGCTTCCGGATATGCTGTTCACCAGTTTGTCAAACTTGGTGTGGTTAGATCTCAGAAATAACCAAATCACGTCCCTTCCTGCGAAAATTGGTCTACACAGGTATTTTAGGCTAGTTTGTATGGGCTTTTCAACCAAAATATTTGTAGATGTGCTGTGGATTTTAATGGATTCATGTATTAATTGGTTGACGCAGATGTCTGAAAACGTTGCTGCTAGAAGGGAATCCTATCACAGAGCTTCCACTGGAACTGGGTGAGTTGAACTCTGTCACCTTGTTTCCGTTATCCTTTACACAAGAACATCATTGCATTTCATCAACAGTATTCAGTGACTTTGACAGTATTTTGGGATAGGCTGCATGTCCCTCTCAGGATGCTTGGACTTCATTTCCTTTACTGGAGGAGTGGGTGGGACATGTAATTTTTTTCCCCAGCGTATTCTTCAGTGACCCAACTCCAGCTGTGAACTGCATTACATTTTCTGACATATGTGTTTGTACTTCTCAGGTAACGTGATTACTCTCAAGGCCCTGAGTTTGAGGCATTGCCCCATCACGTTTCCACCTCAAGAGGTTGTGGGGCAGGGCCTCCAATGCATCCTACAGTACCTACGGAGTGCCATGGCCGAACGACCGGTTAGTGTGCGGAACTCTCTTCCAGGTGAATGATAACGATAACTGTAATGTCACCTGATGAAGTTGAACAATGTGACGGCAAGGTGTTTGTGTGGTGTCCGCCCTTCTGAACACGCCCACCGCCATCTGTTCGATTGTATAAGAAAGGCTGGCCACCAAAATAGCTCCTTGCCCTTGTTCCACTTCAGTGGTGTGACTTCTGTTCCCTTGGAGACGGTGCATGCAGCAGGCAGACTTTTTTGTGCAGCTCTACCCAGTAATATTTTTAGCCCGATTTAAAATGATCGATAACCAGTGGGCTTCTAACAGAGGTGCTTTGTCATCAACCACTGTCTAGTAGTGCCTATGGGTAGCATGACTAGCCAAGGCACCCCTCAGCAGAAAGCCTACACCTAGAACAAAGGTGCCCTGTTATATctttatatatttatgttatttaaaaaaaggaTCAAGGCTCACTGTCTCTCTGGAAAGGTAATTTCATCTTGATTGATATTATGTTGTCACTGGCAGGGCAATATGCCGGCATTCAGATCATGTCACACCAGATTTCATCATGTTATTTAATGAATGAGGGGACATGCTTACTATGGGCTCATTACAGCTTCAACTTTACATCTAGTATtcactaaaatgtttttttcagcATAGATGCAAAAGATCCAAAAGAGGACAATTGTTTATATAGGAAGTGACAGAAATGTATTATTTTGCTACCATAATCATTTTCATGGAAAGTTCTTGTTGATTTGGTTGCAGACATGCCCCCAGTGGAGAAGCTACAGTTGACAGAGCTTATGAAGTCCAGTTTGGACCTTTGTGAAGAGGTGGTGGATGAAGATGAGCTGCAGAGGTTCAGAGAGCTGAGGCAGAAGATGAGCCAAATGGACAGAGCTGAGTTTGGCTATGCCCTCCCTATTTCACGCCTCCCTAGAGCAGCAGAGGGTGATAGAGGCCACAAGACATACCCTCTGCCCGTCATTAAAAGGTCAAGTCAAAAAGGTTCAACCTCTGGTAAAGTTTTGGGAGAATTGACAGGTGTCTGGTAACTGCAGATCTAGGGGAAACTCAGTAGTCTATGGTGTCCTCTCCTTTTTTGAACTGCCAAACTCTTCAACCAGACATGCCACTATACTCAGGACAGGGGACAGTATGGTTTACGAGGCTAGCAAtgataggtgaaagcaatatggtggaTTCTTTCTCTGAGGAATTAAATGCCGTGAAGGAAAGGTGAAAAGAGAGGGAGCCACTGTAGACGAATAGGCTATTGAGATGGAAAATACTGCATGGACAGTTTAAGAATATTTTCATGACAGGCTCTGAGGAGGAGGCCTAGTGATAAAATCTCCCAGGCTCTGTAGGGCCACGGTCCTTCTGAgagcaataaaaaaataaaacattttatttcgaTTTCTTTGTCAGAAAGAAAGAGATTACCAGGGGA
Proteins encoded:
- the LOC115193951 gene encoding leucine-rich repeat-containing protein 27 isoform X3 codes for the protein MSSLGKEMTDLHLSLDCGDNAVKTHTPHIQPECVGPIQITEYVTSDTLNFSRRNLKYVVDCILKDTTLKNLYLEGNEISRLPDMLFTSLSNLVWLDLRNNQITSLPAKIGLHRCLKTLLLEGNPITELPLELGNVITLKALSLRHCPITFPPQEVVGQGLQCILQYLRSAMAERPVSVRNSLPDMPPVEKLQLTELMKSSLDLCEEVVDEDELQRFRELRQKMSQMDRAEFGYALPISRLPRAAEGDRGHKTYPLPVIKRKKEITRGNIFPELPPFDMQYWKRSEERRLAAMKELKEKQAILEQRRNFRKQGCIVSNWHLMKSQKGRDQYYVSAKTNANKGDQELLKEWRTHARVMQERKILEHKQERRERHRREEVPINAPYATESLCSVVESGEVKTHNPPPKRIQRQRSFQSQKEHKEARAARDRELEQRIRSHVQMIQERRRRPSGTAQEETEAARQDMEEAKRLQSQLAERKHVSDIEYRFIAFTGENSPRCYDK
- the LOC115193951 gene encoding leucine-rich repeat-containing protein 27 isoform X2; the encoded protein is MSSLGKEMTDLHLSLDCGDNAVKTHTPHIQPECVGPIQITEYVTSDTLNFSRRNLKYVVDCILKDTTLKNLYLEGNEISRLPDMLFTSLSNLVWLDLRNNQITSLPAKIGLHRCLKTLLLEGNPITELPLELGNVITLKALSLRHCPITFPPQEVVGQGLQCILQYLRSAMAERPVSVRNSLPDMPPVEKLQLTELMKSSLDLCEEVVDEDELQRFRELRQKMSQMDRAEFGYALPISRLPRAAEGDRGHKTYPLPVIKRKKEITRGNIFPELPPFDMQYWKRSEERRLAAMKELKEKQAILEQRRKDQELLKEWRTHARVMQERKILEHKQERRERHRREETLKKIASGCADTQLRLSRSGAATGLANDGSLCLQCAESVILQSDVPSEAAPQLVPINAPYATESLCSVVESGEVKTHNPPPKRIQRQRSFQSQKEHKEARAARDRELEQRIRSHVQMIQERRRRPSGTAQEETEAARQDMEEAKRLQSQLAERKHVSDIEYRFIAFTGENSPRCYDK
- the LOC115193951 gene encoding leucine-rich repeat-containing protein 27 isoform X4; this encodes MSSLGKEMTDLHLSLDCGDNAVKTHTPHIQPECVGPIQITEYVTSDTLNFSRRNLKYVVDCILKDTTLKNLYLEGNEISRLPDMLFTSLSNLVWLDLRNNQITSLPAKIGLHRCLKTLLLEGNPITELPLELGNVITLKALSLRHCPITFPPQEVVGQGLQCILQYLRSAMAERPVSVRNSLPDMPPVEKLQLTELMKSSLDLCEEVVDEDELQRFRELRQKMSQMDRAEFGYALPISRLPRAAEGDRGHKTYPLPVIKRKKEITRGNIFPELPPFDMQYWKRSEERRLAAMKELKEKQAILEQRRKDQELLKEWRTHARVMQERKILEHKQERRERHRREEVPINAPYATESLCSVVESGEVKTHNPPPKRIQRQRSFQSQKEHKEARAARDRELEQRIRSHVQMIQERRRRPSGTAQEETEAARQDMEEAKRLQSQLAERKHVSDIEYRFIAFTGENSPRCYDK